The Bacillus mycoides genome includes a region encoding these proteins:
- a CDS encoding DUF2262 domain-containing protein — MEKSIKSELIGAFTFNEACKAYQQNKGKIHWQLDIRNEYVDVNEMIKRAEKLFLCVEEFDKKAKVAIAEKLIDYKNDFWPEYDENDEHLNWDAVDAGEYDVTKEKFEKAITLYDIEIRANDIYCEYHDGDLFGGHMIHAYFDNDYKLLNAVV, encoded by the coding sequence ATGGAAAAATCAATAAAAAGTGAATTAATTGGAGCGTTTACCTTTAATGAGGCTTGTAAAGCATATCAGCAAAATAAGGGGAAAATACATTGGCAATTGGATATTAGAAATGAATATGTAGATGTTAATGAGATGATTAAAAGAGCAGAGAAGCTTTTTTTATGCGTAGAAGAATTTGATAAAAAGGCTAAAGTAGCCATAGCAGAGAAATTGATTGATTACAAAAATGATTTTTGGCCTGAGTATGATGAGAATGATGAACATTTAAATTGGGATGCTGTAGATGCAGGAGAATATGATGTAACTAAAGAAAAATTTGAAAAAGCAATTACTCTCTATGACATCGAAATTAGAGCAAATGATATATACTGTGAATATCATGATGGAGATTTATTTGGTGGACACATGATACATGCCTATTTTGATAATGATTACAAGTTATTAAATGCAGTGGTGTAG
- a CDS encoding DUF6985 domain-containing protein, with protein sequence MLYRVDDFNFSEKYDCWDGSINVNGSVTFFEQKKIEIKGYLESNLPLTKEAYNTLCYLKEHFDIVYENILKSLFELQFKDLMRYEIYNENDDSFSPITFNSMEEIHPFIGTPTFEILPDYTKDNYAYYTISFNKGCLLSIEHGLTALFFKNDMIHIQPSDSYCMLQMLMDYEEDCAKWQKDFWLVCFELAKKNLLNDRELVRAKWLKSK encoded by the coding sequence GTGTTATATAGAGTGGATGATTTTAACTTTTCTGAAAAATACGATTGTTGGGATGGCTCTATAAACGTAAATGGTTCTGTTACGTTTTTTGAACAAAAAAAAATTGAGATAAAGGGGTATTTAGAGAGTAATCTACCTTTAACAAAAGAAGCTTATAATACGCTATGTTATTTAAAGGAACACTTTGATATTGTTTATGAAAATATACTAAAGAGTCTATTTGAATTGCAATTTAAAGACTTAATGAGATACGAGATATATAATGAAAATGACGACTCCTTTAGTCCTATTACTTTTAATAGTATGGAAGAAATCCATCCTTTTATAGGAACTCCTACATTTGAAATTTTACCTGATTATACGAAGGACAACTATGCTTATTATACAATTTCATTTAATAAAGGTTGCTTGCTATCTATTGAACATGGTCTTACAGCTTTATTTTTTAAAAATGATATGATTCATATTCAGCCTTCTGATTCATATTGTATGCTTCAGATGCTTATGGATTACGAGGAAGATTGTGCAAAGTGGCAAAAAGATTTTTGGTTAGTGTGTTTTGAACTAGCTAAGAAAAATTTATTAAACGATAGAGAATTGGTTAGAGCCAAGTGGTTGAAAAGTAAATAA
- a CDS encoding restriction endonuclease: MSNLPGMPNILQILIYGFILYVLFRILKFMYRKIQERRMLKRMARSGIRYIDKMDGHQFEVYLKALFRELGYSPTVTKQSNDFGADLVLKGKNRIVIQAKRYGMKNRVGISAVQEIYAAQAYYKAHEGWVVTNSVYTRQAKELAEACHVKLIDRIELQKLINKINPEYSAEDVYQGVTPAERKCPACKNHLVVRNSNKTGNKFFGCSQYPTCTHMEPINK; the protein is encoded by the coding sequence TTTATGGTTTTATCCTTTATGTTCTTTTTCGTATTTTAAAATTTATGTACCGGAAGATCCAGGAGCGTAGAATGCTGAAGCGAATGGCGAGGTCTGGTATTCGCTATATAGATAAAATGGACGGACATCAATTCGAAGTGTATCTGAAGGCTCTCTTTCGAGAGTTGGGTTATTCTCCAACAGTCACAAAGCAGTCAAATGATTTCGGAGCAGATCTGGTATTAAAAGGGAAAAATCGTATTGTAATTCAGGCGAAACGCTACGGGATGAAAAATAGAGTCGGCATCAGTGCCGTACAAGAGATATATGCAGCACAAGCCTATTACAAAGCACATGAGGGCTGGGTTGTAACGAACAGCGTGTATACAAGGCAAGCGAAAGAATTAGCAGAGGCATGCCATGTAAAACTAATAGATCGTATAGAACTTCAGAAATTGATTAATAAAATTAATCCCGAATATTCGGCTGAAGATGTGTATCAAGGGGTGACACCGGCAGAACGGAAATGTCCAGCATGTAAGAATCATTTAGTCGTTCGAAATTCAAATAAAACAGGAAATAAGTTTTTTGGCTGTTCTCAATATCCGACATGTACACATATGGAACCAATAAATAAATGA